In the Palaeococcus pacificus DY20341 genome, one interval contains:
- a CDS encoding ABC transporter permease, whose protein sequence is MMETILALIFGALTAMVPVVLTSVGAAVSERAGIVNIGYEGILLMSAFFGAMFAEMSGNPWIGLLGGAFVGMLLGMLHGFITVYLKGDHVIPGIGVNLLALGVVAFGLPAYWGTAGQHVVPNTVRIEPIISLAQGISLSPMVIVTILITLVTHWVLFRTPLGLRIRAVGENPEAADALGLNVEKYRFLATVYGAVLAGIGGAYMSVDWLGTVTKTVSNGRGFIALANMVFSGWNPLRALGGGFMFGFFDYLSSWVATNPSIKQVIPEQFIATLPYIVTLIVVSGIIGKVRAPKADGKPYKRE, encoded by the coding sequence ATGATGGAGACAATACTCGCCCTCATATTTGGTGCCCTGACTGCAATGGTTCCAGTAGTTTTGACGAGTGTAGGAGCTGCAGTAAGCGAGAGAGCTGGTATAGTTAACATAGGTTACGAGGGCATACTCTTAATGAGTGCATTTTTTGGTGCAATGTTCGCAGAGATGAGCGGAAATCCGTGGATAGGCTTGTTAGGGGGAGCATTTGTGGGGATGCTCTTAGGCATGCTCCACGGATTTATTACAGTTTACTTAAAAGGTGATCACGTTATTCCGGGTATAGGTGTTAACCTACTCGCCTTAGGTGTTGTTGCCTTTGGCCTTCCCGCTTACTGGGGGACTGCTGGACAGCACGTGGTTCCAAACACTGTAAGAATAGAACCCATAATAAGTTTGGCACAGGGAATTTCTCTAAGTCCAATGGTGATTGTAACAATTTTGATAACCCTCGTAACCCACTGGGTGCTCTTTAGAACACCACTCGGCCTAAGAATTCGTGCGGTGGGTGAAAATCCAGAAGCAGCTGATGCTCTTGGTCTCAACGTAGAGAAATACAGATTTTTAGCCACAGTCTACGGTGCGGTGTTAGCCGGCATTGGCGGAGCTTATATGAGTGTGGATTGGCTGGGTACGGTTACAAAAACGGTTTCAAACGGTAGAGGATTCATAGCTCTGGCAAACATGGTCTTCAGCGGCTGGAATCCACTAAGAGCCCTTGGAGGAGGCTTCATGTTTGGATTCTTTGACTACCTATCCTCGTGGGTGGCCACTAACCCAAGCATTAAACAAGTCATCCCAGAGCAGTTCATAGCAACGCTTCCATACATAGTGACCCTAATAGTAGTTTCTGGTATAATAGGAAAAGTGAGGGCACCAAAGGCAGATGGAAAGCCCTACAAGAGGGAGTGA
- the hypE gene encoding hydrogenase expression/formation protein HypE, producing the protein MKIKLEHGAGGEMMEELIRDVILKSLTLKSVGGIGLDALDDGASIPFGDKHLVFTIDGHTVKPIFFPGGNIGRLAISGTVNDLAVMGAKPLALANSMIIQEGFDGESFEAILKAMDETANEVPVSIVTGDTKVVEDNIGIFVITAGIGIAERPISDSGAQVGDVVLVSGTVGDHGIAIMSHREGIAFETELKSDVAPIWSVVESVADAIGWENIHAMKDPTRGGLSNALNEMAKKADVGILVKESDIPIRSEVKAASDMLGISPYDVANEGKVVMIVKREYAEEALEAMKRTKYGENAAIIGEVVEQYKGKVILETGIGGKRFLEPPLGDPVPRVC; encoded by the coding sequence ATGAAGATTAAGCTTGAACATGGCGCTGGCGGAGAGATGATGGAAGAGTTAATTAGGGATGTCATACTAAAAAGCCTCACTTTAAAATCTGTTGGAGGAATTGGGTTAGATGCCCTTGATGATGGAGCATCAATCCCCTTTGGAGACAAGCATCTCGTTTTCACAATAGATGGCCACACCGTAAAGCCAATATTTTTCCCTGGTGGGAACATAGGGAGGCTGGCAATTAGCGGAACTGTCAATGATTTGGCAGTAATGGGCGCTAAACCTTTGGCATTAGCAAATTCAATGATAATCCAAGAAGGATTTGATGGAGAGAGCTTTGAGGCTATCCTTAAGGCTATGGACGAAACAGCCAACGAAGTGCCTGTTTCAATTGTAACCGGTGACACCAAAGTAGTAGAAGACAACATAGGCATCTTTGTAATAACCGCTGGTATAGGCATAGCTGAGAGACCAATAAGCGATAGCGGTGCTCAAGTGGGTGACGTCGTTCTTGTAAGCGGCACCGTTGGAGACCACGGCATAGCCATAATGAGCCACCGCGAGGGGATAGCATTTGAGACAGAGCTGAAGAGCGATGTTGCGCCTATATGGAGTGTTGTTGAGAGTGTTGCAGATGCAATAGGGTGGGAAAACATACATGCCATGAAAGACCCAACCCGCGGTGGGCTCAGCAATGCACTAAACGAGATGGCTAAAAAAGCGGATGTGGGCATTTTAGTCAAAGAGAGCGACATTCCAATAAGGTCTGAGGTTAAAGCGGCAAGCGACATGCTCGGTATAAGTCCATACGACGTTGCTAACGAGGGTAAGGTTGTTATGATAGTAAAGCGTGAATATGCTGAAGAAGCTCTTGAGGCAATGAAGAGAACAAAGTATGGAGAGAACGCGGCAATAATTGGGGAAGTCGTTGAACAGTACAAAGGAAAGGTCATTTTGGAGACGGGCATTGGAGGAAAGCGCTTTTTAGAGCCTCCTTTGGGAGACCCTGTTCCAAGGGTCTGCTGA
- a CDS encoding ABC transporter permease, which produces MKNTKSLMKPFVESLAAILIGLIVGALILIFSGYNPVEAYLALFGEAFTVDGFARALAEATPIILTALTFALGARTGLFNIGGEGTVYFGAIMAIVLTNVWGNVLMGILGGILAGAVWMAIPAVLKVVRGVNEVVSTIMLNWIAWNVGLYLLLRLQDPKSAYKTISVPEGARLPLLVSKSELSIAFILAVLVAVLAYYLLWHTTLGYELRVSGLNESAARYGGINPKKAVMWSFIIGGITSGLAGALEVMGKPPSYAITQGLGNVYGYGFDGIGVALVGRNHPLGVILSGIFFGMLKAGATAMQFEADVPLEMVKVVQGVIIVAVAIPGILDLLRKVVRK; this is translated from the coding sequence ATGAAAAACACTAAATCACTCATGAAGCCTTTTGTGGAGAGTCTCGCGGCTATCTTGATAGGTCTAATTGTAGGAGCTTTGATACTCATATTTTCAGGCTATAATCCGGTTGAAGCTTATTTAGCGCTCTTTGGAGAAGCTTTCACCGTGGATGGCTTTGCAAGGGCTCTAGCTGAAGCAACTCCAATAATACTCACTGCCCTTACATTTGCTTTAGGAGCAAGGACAGGCCTTTTCAACATAGGAGGGGAAGGTACAGTCTACTTCGGAGCTATAATGGCCATTGTGCTCACTAATGTGTGGGGAAACGTCTTAATGGGAATTCTAGGTGGAATCTTAGCTGGTGCTGTTTGGATGGCAATCCCAGCGGTTCTAAAAGTGGTTAGAGGTGTCAATGAGGTCGTTTCCACCATCATGCTCAACTGGATAGCTTGGAACGTTGGACTTTACCTCCTCCTCAGGCTCCAAGACCCAAAGAGTGCATACAAAACGATATCCGTCCCAGAGGGAGCAAGGCTTCCTCTCCTTGTATCAAAGAGTGAGCTCTCTATAGCCTTTATACTAGCTGTTTTAGTGGCTGTTTTAGCTTACTACCTGCTCTGGCACACAACTTTAGGATATGAGCTTAGGGTTAGCGGACTTAACGAGAGTGCAGCTAGGTATGGAGGAATAAACCCGAAAAAGGCTGTCATGTGGTCCTTCATTATTGGAGGAATCACAAGCGGACTAGCAGGTGCGCTTGAAGTCATGGGCAAGCCACCATCCTACGCGATAACTCAAGGACTTGGGAACGTCTACGGCTATGGATTCGATGGAATAGGCGTAGCTTTAGTTGGAAGAAATCACCCCTTGGGCGTAATTTTGAGTGGAATATTCTTTGGAATGCTTAAAGCAGGAGCTACAGCCATGCAGTTTGAGGCAGATGTTCCATTGGAGATGGTTAAAGTAGTTCAAGGAGTCATAATCGTGGCTGTTGCTATCCCCGGAATTCTTGACCTTCTAAGAAAGGTGGTGAGAAAATGA
- a CDS encoding DUF2666 family protein: MRIEDHVMFTAKHGKWEVGEKLLVMDDKHVAHFLARVSNTVNGKIGEYLGNIMNVPGIISLAEEIAEKDDPKEVFKALKSPSASRKLGKLVFETDKKAKKLVVDVAKAFLVRETLVRAKFKIDYPEEPISELRVVFPYQSEHINFTAKYGKWIVVKRLMIDDKTPMADIARILASINETATLKIAAYAGIDVKGISSYFKGISKKTKGDELGIAVEKYLHFKGENYAPEEFVEHAKVYALRIFLEKLGLNLDIPAKSLEKYLEKKA; this comes from the coding sequence ATGAGGATTGAAGACCACGTAATGTTCACGGCAAAGCATGGAAAATGGGAAGTTGGAGAAAAGCTCTTAGTGATGGATGACAAGCACGTCGCACACTTTCTTGCGAGGGTCTCCAACACAGTTAATGGGAAAATAGGTGAATATTTGGGGAATATTATGAACGTCCCGGGAATTATTTCGCTTGCTGAGGAAATTGCAGAAAAAGATGACCCTAAGGAAGTTTTTAAAGCTCTTAAATCGCCAAGTGCATCAAGAAAACTCGGCAAACTGGTTTTTGAAACCGATAAAAAAGCTAAAAAGCTTGTAGTTGATGTCGCAAAGGCATTTTTGGTTAGAGAAACCCTCGTTAGGGCCAAATTTAAGATAGACTATCCTGAGGAGCCAATAAGCGAGTTGAGGGTGGTGTTCCCGTACCAAAGTGAGCATATAAACTTCACGGCCAAATACGGAAAGTGGATAGTGGTTAAGCGCTTGATGATTGATGATAAAACTCCAATGGCAGACATAGCAAGAATATTGGCGAGCATAAATGAGACGGCTACATTAAAGATTGCTGCTTATGCAGGGATTGATGTGAAAGGGATCAGCAGCTACTTCAAGGGCATCAGCAAGAAAACAAAGGGGGATGAACTCGGAATAGCTGTGGAGAAGTATCTCCACTTTAAAGGGGAGAACTATGCTCCGGAGGAATTTGTGGAGCATGCTAAAGTTTATGCTTTGAGGATATTCCTCGAAAAACTTGGGCTAAACCTTGACATTCCAGCCAAGAGCTTAGAAAAATATTTGGAAAAGAAAGCTTAG